One genomic region from Dehalobacter restrictus DSM 9455 encodes:
- a CDS encoding CpsD/CapB family tyrosine-protein kinase, whose translation MQIKTFNVYDNDNNAVRDAYEMLTAGLLINNNGRSKTFALLSCKPEEGKTSLAISLSISIARSGWRVLFVDADMRKPTAAKRLNAEAQLGLSDYLEGRGRLEEVISNTNIPNLTYLSCGTDCSNPIEKLCAVRFQKLFEQVKIEYDYIIFDTPALESVFDGAIVASKADATMLIVKAGFTSKKSLQRAKEQLHGINAKLIGIVLNKVKKRDYKRYYSSYNYFFNSNRFLKKAKKQFRSLNKGISKDTAKV comes from the coding sequence ATGCAGATAAAGACTTTTAATGTGTATGATAATGATAATAATGCGGTCAGGGACGCTTATGAAATGCTTACAGCCGGTCTTCTCATTAACAATAATGGAAGAAGTAAAACGTTTGCTTTATTGAGTTGCAAGCCAGAAGAAGGAAAAACTTCGCTTGCGATTAGTCTTTCGATATCCATTGCACGCTCTGGGTGGAGGGTGCTTTTCGTTGATGCAGACATGCGTAAACCGACGGCTGCAAAGAGGTTGAATGCTGAAGCGCAGTTAGGCTTGTCAGATTATCTTGAGGGGAGAGGTCGACTAGAGGAGGTAATCAGCAACACGAATATTCCAAACCTAACCTATTTATCCTGTGGAACAGACTGTTCGAATCCGATCGAAAAGTTGTGTGCAGTACGCTTTCAGAAGTTATTCGAGCAAGTAAAAATTGAGTATGACTATATAATTTTCGATACGCCGGCGCTAGAAAGCGTTTTTGACGGAGCAATAGTCGCGTCAAAAGCAGATGCAACTATGCTGATTGTAAAAGCGGGATTCACTTCGAAAAAAAGTCTGCAACGGGCCAAAGAACAATTGCATGGCATTAATGCCAAGTTGATCGGGATTGTTCTGAATAAAGTCAAGAAGCGTGATTATAAAAGATACTACAGCTCTTATAATTATTTCTTTAATTCCAATCGATTTTTGAAAAAGGCAAAAAAGCAATTTAGGTCATTAAATAAGGGAATATCTAAGGATACAGCAAAGGTTTAA
- a CDS encoding YveK family protein, giving the protein MEIRRIIDSISRKWWLCVVSAVLFGGMGWFFHIFLSSPTYNADTTLYVLNRDRVTAGESLSYSDITMGKEFLKQYSGIFYSRSVAAEAARKLDQYSLSAGTISSMANLSINEDSGLLKIRVTAYDAIMAASIANVMGEVFSSKVKEITNSDFIGILDKAQVSNTPIPDNGIIKMILWIVAGEVFSLGIIYLLEYFDTTIRSVEDIENNIGVRVIGIIPEHDLQ; this is encoded by the coding sequence GTGGAAATTAGAAGAATCATCGATTCAATCAGTCGCAAGTGGTGGTTATGCGTTGTTTCTGCGGTTTTATTTGGAGGAATGGGATGGTTTTTTCATATTTTCTTATCATCTCCAACGTATAACGCAGATACAACGCTATATGTTCTCAATCGTGATAGAGTGACGGCAGGTGAGTCTTTGAGTTATTCTGACATCACGATGGGGAAGGAATTTCTTAAACAATATTCCGGGATTTTTTATAGCCGCTCTGTAGCTGCTGAAGCCGCTAGGAAGCTGGATCAATATAGTCTATCTGCGGGCACAATTTCCTCAATGGCGAATTTATCAATCAACGAAGACTCGGGTTTATTAAAAATCAGAGTGACTGCATATGATGCGATAATGGCTGCATCAATCGCGAATGTAATGGGAGAAGTATTTTCGTCAAAAGTTAAAGAAATCACAAATAGTGATTTTATCGGGATATTGGATAAAGCTCAGGTTTCTAATACGCCAATCCCGGATAACGGCATTATAAAAATGATTCTATGGATCGTTGCAGGAGAAGTTTTTTCCTTGGGAATTATTTATTTGTTGGAATATTTTGATACAACCATCCGTTCAGTTGAAGATATTGAAAATAATATCGGGGTTCGTGTCATTGGGATTATACCCGAGCATGATCTTCAATAA
- a CDS encoding UDP binding domain-containing protein, whose protein sequence is MVDKIITKMGDIQGKRIAVLGLAFKPGTDDMREAPSITIIHELHKRGARLSVYDPIAMENAKKVAFLNLDLDYAENEYAAIADAQAVVLLTEWNQFRSMDLAKMKSKMNGNYFFDFRNIYDRNELETIGFIYDGVGK, encoded by the coding sequence ATGGTTGATAAAATCATCACAAAAATGGGGGATATTCAAGGCAAGCGGATTGCCGTCTTAGGACTTGCTTTTAAGCCAGGGACCGATGATATGCGGGAGGCTCCTTCAATTACGATAATTCATGAGTTGCATAAAAGAGGGGCACGTCTTTCTGTTTATGATCCGATTGCAATGGAGAACGCCAAAAAAGTTGCATTTCTGAATTTGGATCTTGATTATGCCGAGAATGAATATGCAGCTATAGCAGATGCTCAGGCTGTTGTCCTGCTTACGGAATGGAACCAGTTTCGGAGTATGGACTTAGCTAAGATGAAAAGTAAAATGAACGGCAATTATTTCTTTGATTTCAGAAATATTTATGACAGGAATGAGCTTGAAACGATAGGTTTTATATATGACGGAGTCGGAAAATAA
- a CDS encoding SDR family NAD(P)-dependent oxidoreductase translates to MEIILVTGGAGFIGSHLCERLLEEGKTVVAIDSFNDFYDPTIKERNIYEIRKSCNEKLIPKERFIVEKGDIRDQSFLMKVFQNYQFQSVIHLAAYAGVRPSIQNPELYVNVNINGTMNILECLREYRIKRFIFASSSSVYGNNEKVPFSEDDSVDQPISPYAATKKAGELLCYTYHHLYNLSVACLRFFTVYGPRQRPDLAIHKFTNLITSGKPVPFYGDGTTQRDYTYIDDIVDGILKALDWVNHKETRYGIFNLGESKTISLSEMVQELEKNLQKKAQLDSLPDQPGDVKNTYADIMKSKQLLGYQPTTMFSEGIKKFVSWYYRY, encoded by the coding sequence ATGGAAATAATACTTGTAACCGGGGGGGCCGGTTTTATTGGATCACATCTATGTGAAAGGTTGCTAGAAGAAGGGAAAACAGTTGTTGCCATTGATAGTTTTAATGACTTTTATGATCCTACAATTAAAGAGCGAAATATTTATGAAATAAGAAAAAGTTGTAATGAGAAATTAATCCCTAAAGAAAGATTTATCGTTGAAAAGGGGGATATTCGAGATCAGTCTTTTCTTATGAAGGTATTTCAGAATTACCAGTTTCAATCTGTGATACATTTAGCGGCTTATGCCGGGGTACGGCCTTCAATACAAAATCCTGAGCTTTATGTGAATGTTAATATCAATGGGACAATGAATATTCTGGAGTGCCTCAGAGAGTATCGGATTAAACGCTTTATTTTTGCTTCTTCGTCATCTGTTTACGGCAATAATGAGAAAGTACCCTTTTCAGAGGATGACTCAGTTGACCAGCCGATATCACCGTATGCTGCCACCAAAAAAGCCGGTGAACTATTGTGTTATACTTATCACCATCTGTATAATCTGAGTGTTGCTTGTTTGAGATTCTTTACGGTATACGGCCCGCGTCAGCGACCTGATTTAGCAATTCATAAGTTTACAAATCTAATCACATCAGGTAAACCAGTTCCGTTTTATGGAGATGGGACAACACAGCGAGATTATACCTATATAGATGATATTGTCGATGGCATTCTTAAGGCATTAGATTGGGTTAATCACAAAGAAACACGGTATGGAATTTTTAATTTAGGCGAATCAAAAACCATTTCATTAAGTGAAATGGTTCAAGAATTAGAAAAAAATCTGCAAAAAAAAGCACAGCTAGATAGCTTGCCGGATCAACCGGGAGATGTTAAAAATACATATGCCGATATTATGAAGTCAAAACAACTGCTTGGTTATCAACCAACTACGATGTTTTCAGAAGGTATTAAGAAATTCGTTAGTTGGTATTATCGTTATTAG